DNA from Gramella sp. MAR_2010_147:
GGAAAAAAAGTAGATTATAAAAAAGCCATCCCGGCTCTTCTAATCGTGATTGGTGTTGTTAGTGCCGCAGCATTTAATCTAACTTCCATTCTTATAAGTGCCATGGTTGGAAGTCTTCTATTGGTAACGCTTACTATCTTGAAACCTCAGGAAGCATACGAAGCCATAGAATGGAAAGTAATCTTTATGATCGCAGGAGTACTTTCTATGGGAAAAGCCCTGGAGAAAACTGGTGGATCTGATATTATTTCTCAACATATCTATGAATCATTAGGCTCACTGGATCCAAGATGGACGCTTAGTCTCATTTTTCTTTTCACATTTTTATCTACTAATGTACTTTCCAGCAAAGCTGCGGCCGCTTTGATGACACCCATTGTAATAAGTCTTGCTGCGGCCATGCAGGTAAGTGAAAAACCTTTTTTAATCGGGGTCATGTTCGCGTGCTCCCTAACTTTTATGACTCCGGTAAGTTATCCTGTAAATACCATGGTCTATGCACCGGGAAATTATAAGTTCAGAGATTTTTTAAAGTTCGGTACACCGCTTAACTTTATCATCTGGATCGCAGCATCCTTTGTAATTCCAATATTTTTTCCTTTTTGATTATGAGAAGAGTAAAACTCCACAATCCGTTTAAAACAAGAATCATTGACGAGAAACTCCTTCGGGAACATCTTGCCCTGGAGCGAACAAAACTTGCTAATGAACGCACTTTGCTCTCCTATATCAGAGCTTCAATTTATTTGCTAATTAGCGGTCTGGCTTTACTTCAAATTAAGGAATACCAGGGAATAAGCCTGATGTGGGTTGGATACCTATCATTATTTATCTGCATTCTTTTTCTTCTAGTAGGAATTTCCAGATATATTGCATTAGAAAGAAGATTAAATGATCTGCTTAGAGATGATAATTCAGAAGAATCTGAAAGTTCCAAATAATTAGAAGTGACCCAGCAAATAGTACATTATTCCCTTCATTTTTTAGTCATTGGAGCCATCGCTTATTTCTATGATAAGAATAACTGGCTTAAATACTGGTTAATTCTTGCAGCTACCATGCTGGTTGATCTGGATCACCTACTTGCAGATCCTGTATTTGACCCGGAACGCTGCGGAATTGGATTTCATCCGTTACATTCTGAACTTGCCATTACCGCTTACGTTTTGGGGATGATTTTTATAAAGCAAAAAATAATCCGATTAATATGTATCGGATTATTCTTTCATATGTTCACAGATTTTGTGGATTGTATATGGACCCACGCACGATGTGCTACCTGTCTTCAAGATATTTTTTAATTGGAAATAGCAGTATCAGACAGATTGTTCAAAGCAGAACTGATGGTTTCAAGTATTTCCTGCGACCCCTCAATATAATGTCTTTCCGCAATAAAATATGGATCATTATACGAAACAAAGACTTCTCCTTCTTCATTTTCCCAAACCAGCATTTTCTGAGGTAAATCCAGCCCAATACTTTGTTCTTTTTGCAATAAAGGGGTTCCTAAATTTGGGTTTCCAAAAATGATGATTTTAGTTGGATTCAAATCAAGGCCTACACTTGCTGCGTTGGCTTTATGATCCAGCTCTGCAACTATTGAAATATTCTCATTAGTGCTTAAGGCATTTCTTAAACTATTATAAGTTTCATCAAAACTTTTGGAACTGGTTTTAGTGATAATTCCTTCGCCAGAACTTACTTCCTGATGAGCAGCGTACTTAATCTCTGACTTTGTTGCCGCAGAAACAAGATTTTCCAGGGCTCCGGATATTTTACTTAAAGTTGGCACGCCTTCAAGATCATGACGAGAACTTAAATAATCTACACTGTTATATAATGCTATATTATTTTTATTCTCATCTCTATAGAACAGAACTTTTTGAGGCAAATCTAGTCCTGCCAGCTGATTTTTCTGCATCAATGGGGTTCCCAGCTTAGGGTTTCCAAAAAAGATGATTTTAGTATAATCTAACTTTTTCCCAACAGAGTTCGCGTTTTTTGAGTGATCAACTTCTGCGACGATACCAATAGCATCATTTTTATTCAGATTTTGCTTTAATTGATTATAGGCTCCGGCTGCAGCGACTTCGCTATCAGCAATTCCTGTACCTACCGGGTACCCATAATTCTCGATATTCTCAGATTTAGCATTTGCAGTGCTTAAGTTTTCAGGAGGATCATTTTGCGAACAAGAAGTAAACCCAAAAATAAGACTTAAAATTAAAATTGTATTTTTCATAGTCATTGATTTTCAATGAAAATAGATTTATATAAACTTCTAATTCAATTAATTAATATTTTTTAACTGCCAATTGTTAAGCATCCTAAAAAAATGTGCGCAGTCTGTCTTCTATTGCCCCCTTATTAAATCAATTATTTTATATTTACAGTCCTTAATTCAGCCTAAGAAATCAAATTATGCATGTAGCCATCGCCGGAAACATTGGTGCAGGAAAGACCACTTTAACCAGATTACTCGCAAAACATTATAAATGGGAACCACAGTTTGAAGACGTACTGGAAAACCCATATCTCGAGGATTTCTACAACAAAATGGAACGCTGGTCGTTTAATCTGCAAATCTATTTTTTAAACAGTAGGTTTAGACAGATTTTGCAAATTAGAGAAAGTGGAAAAAAGATCATTCAGGATAGAACAATCTATGAAGATGCTTATATTTTTGCGCCCAAT
Protein-coding regions in this window:
- a CDS encoding DUF202 domain-containing protein; amino-acid sequence: MRRVKLHNPFKTRIIDEKLLREHLALERTKLANERTLLSYIRASIYLLISGLALLQIKEYQGISLMWVGYLSLFICILFLLVGISRYIALERRLNDLLRDDNSEESESSK
- a CDS encoding DUF6122 family protein, with the translated sequence MTQQIVHYSLHFLVIGAIAYFYDKNNWLKYWLILAATMLVDLDHLLADPVFDPERCGIGFHPLHSELAITAYVLGMIFIKQKIIRLICIGLFFHMFTDFVDCIWTHARCATCLQDIF
- a CDS encoding DUF302 domain-containing protein, which gives rise to MKNTILILSLIFGFTSCSQNDPPENLSTANAKSENIENYGYPVGTGIADSEVAAAGAYNQLKQNLNKNDAIGIVAEVDHSKNANSVGKKLDYTKIIFFGNPKLGTPLMQKNQLAGLDLPQKVLFYRDENKNNIALYNSVDYLSSRHDLEGVPTLSKISGALENLVSAATKSEIKYAAHQEVSSGEGIITKTSSKSFDETYNSLRNALSTNENISIVAELDHKANAASVGLDLNPTKIIIFGNPNLGTPLLQKEQSIGLDLPQKMLVWENEEGEVFVSYNDPYFIAERHYIEGSQEILETISSALNNLSDTAISN